TCATTCGTCACGTAATGATTAAACGTAGTAGAAAGACAAACCAAGTTCTGGTTATTTTAGTCACACCTTCTAACGTTTTCCCAGGAAGAGGTAATCTCGTTAAAGATTTATTAAAAGCACATCCTTATATCACGTCCATTGTTCATAACGTTAATCCTAAGGATACATCTTTTGTACTAGGTGATCAAGAAAGAGTATTACATGGAAAAGGCTTTATTGAGGATGTTTTACTCAATAAACGTTTTCAAATCAGCAGTAAAACATTCTATCAAGTCAATAGCGAACAAACCGAAGTTCTATACCAAAAAGTGATTGATTTCTTAGAATCAAAGAAAACCGACATTATTTTAGATGCATATTCTGGTGTGGGGACAATCGGGATTATTTTATCTGATTACGTCAAAAAAGTATTAGCAGTAGAAATTAACCCGGATTCAGTTATGAGTGCGAAGAAAAATGCACAACTTAATAAAGTTACAAACTTTGAAACCATTGCCATGGATGCCAAAGAATACATACAGTATTTGACAAATGATAAGAAATCCTTAGATGCGATTGTTGTAGATCCACCTAGAGCAGGGCTTGATAAAGCATTTGTTGATAGCATCCTTCAAATTAAACCGAAGAAAATGGTGTATGTTTCATGTAATCCTGAAACATTAGCAAGAGATTTAAGACAATTATCAGGCAGTTATCAAATTGTTAAAGTCCAGCCTGTAGATATGTTTTCACAAACATACCACGTTGAAAACATCGTATTGCTTTCTTTAAAAACAGCTTAACAAAGCCATTCATATAATAATAGAAGAAGTATCTAACCTCTTAAATCAGGGTTAAATACTTCTTTTTTACTTTTTGCCCAATGTGGAAACATATCGAAATCAATGTGGAAACATCAAACTATGCTCTAAGCATATATTTTCTTGAGTGTGAGAACATCTTTTTGCTAAAAAATTAGGCCCTTTATATAATAATATGCTATAATAATAACGTTGAAAATCTGCACATGGGGGATAAAATGAATGTTAGAATTAAAAAATATATATAAAAAATACGCCACGAAAAAAGGTGTGGAAGTCCATGCTTTAAAAGATGTAAGCATAGTTTTTGGTCAAACTGGTCTTGTTTTTGTTACAGGAAAATCAGGAAGCGGAAAATCAACCTTACTGAATTTAATTGGTGGTCTTGATATATATGATTCAGGCGATATAATCATTAATAATAAATCAAGTAACGACTTTAAACAAAGAGATTTCGATTCATATAGAAACACGATGGTAGGGTTTATTTTTCAAGAATACAATATACTAGATGAATTTAATGTATCTCAAAATATTGGTCTAGCACTTGCACTACAAGGTCAAAAAGTTGATGATGAGAGTGTTAACAAATTATTAAAAGACTTAGATATAGAAGGCTTAGGTCAAAGAAATCCTAATGAACTATCCGGAGGTCAAAAACAAAGAGTTGCTATTGCAAGAGCATTAGTGAAAAATCCTAAAATAATTTTAGCAGATGAACCAACTGGAGCACTAGATAGTACAACAGGAACACAACTAATAGAAACATTAAAAAAATTATCTAAAGATCGATTAGTTATCGTTATCTCACATGACTTAGAATTTGCAAGAAAATATGCTGATAGAATGATTCATTTTATAGATGGTAAAATCGACTACGATATTACCTATACAGGAAAAACAGTAGAAGAAAATGAACCAATTAAGATTACAAATGAAGGTATCTTAATAAAACCCAAATATCAACTAACGCCCAATGATTTAGAGATTATTAACAACTACTTGAAAGATAAAGACAATCTTACAAGTATTAAGTTAAATAAATCAAGTAAATTCCATGATGGTTTTGAATCGACAGATGAATCTTTAATTAATAAAAGTACTGAAGAATTTGAACTGATTAAATCAAAACTTCCATTAAAAGCATCATTTTCAATGGCACTTAATGCCTTATCACATAAAAAGCTAAGATTAATATTTTCGATTATATTATCCTCAATTGCACTCATTATGTTTGGTGTTGTTGATACCTTTTCAAATTATGATGCTAGAAATAAGTCATACCAATCAATTATTGATAATGGACACGAAACAATTGTATTAGGTTATGCAAAAAAATCAGTTGGAGACTGGGTATATTATAATCCGGAGATAATGAATAATAATCAAAAATTATTATTAGAATCTAAATATGAAAATCAAACATTTTTACCTATTTATGAAGACATTCGATTGTTTTATAGTTCTTTTATAGATGCAAAACACGATGATATGACATATTATGATTATGATGGTTTAAGACAATATATTGAAGCGGATAAAGAGTTTCTTGATAATACTAATTATGAACTTATAGGTGAATTACCCAGCAATTTAGAAGAAGTAGTTATCCCGATGTATCTATTTGAACAGTTTAAGACATATGGATATATTGATGAATCAGATAATAAATTTGAAATTGATACACCAGAAGATATAATAGGAAAAACAATTTCATCTAGTTATTTTGAATTTACAATTTCCGGTGTCATGGATTATAAATATGACTTATCTAAATATGAAACATTAAAAAATCATCCAAGAAACGAAAGTATATCAGGAAATTTATACTGGGAGTTTAGGGAATTTATGGATAAATCACCTGCAGGACTATTTATTTTGGGTAAAGGCATAACACAAAAAGTAAATGAATTTCAAAGCAAAAATACATCATCAGTACTCATCCACACGAGTTTAACAAATAACGTATTTTTTAGCTACATAAATAAAATAAGTGAACTTAATTTAAGTGATATCGTCACTTTTAAAGATTCATCAGTAAATGATAAAACACCTTTAGACATTGTAGTTGATCAAAATACTATGGAATACATTGCAAATCAAATAATGGGTCTTGACATTAAGCATGACATTGGACTAAATTATGTATTAAGTAATTACTATGATGAGGCAACAGCACTTTTAGATATATATTATCCGCAATACGCAAATCTTGAATCAATCCCGGTTGAATTCAAACAAGATATAATCTATCTTTCTTTAGGCTCACAAGTTTTAACTCAAGATGATCAAAAGTTAATTTCTGCCCTATCAATTAAGTATTATTTAGATAATTTCGAACCAATTACATATACAATGAATATTAATATGGTTAATAATGGAAGTGATGTTATTTATGAAGAATTTAGAGTTATCGGCTATTCTAGTGATGCTAGCAGGTCAACATTTTATGTAAGTGATACCAAATTTGATGAAATAGTAGTTAAGCCAGATGCAAAATATTTTAGTCTAATAACACCTACAAAAACTTTAACAAAGAAAAACTTTTATCAAATGATTGAAGAAAACATGGATAAGTCACAAGACTACCGTTTTGAGGTTATGGATGCAGATGTTAACTATTTAGTTTTTTTAAGTGAAAATATATATAGTATGCAAACATTTTTCTTTTACACTGCACTAATTATGGCTTCATTTGCAGGGCTTTTAATGTTTAGCTTTATGAGTTCTAGTGTTGCCTATAAAAAGCAAGAAATAGGCATATTACGTGCCATTGGTGCAAGTAGTAAAGATGTCTTAGGTGTCTTTTCTAAAGAAACATTAATGATTTCTTTAATTAATTTAATGATTTCTATTATTGGTACAATAATTGTTTCTGATTTACTAAATAAAACGATGATTCAATCACTTAATTTAAAAACTACATTATTTGATTTTGGTATAAAACAAATTATATTACTAATGATAATTTCGTTAAGTATCGGATTTATATCAAGTGCACTACCAGTACTTAAAACAGCAAATAAAAAACCGATCGATGCAATTAAAAATAAATAAGATTTATATAAAGGCCCTTTAAATAATATGGAGGTTTAATCCATATAGGCCTATCAAAAATATGGAGGTACACCACACCTATCTAAGATGTGGAGGTACCTCCTTTTTGTATAGCCATAACTATGTTCTTTTTATTGAATTTAGTTTTTAAGTGGTGTATCCTTGTTGATGGAATACATAATTTTGTTTCTTAATCTTCTAAAGTCTCTAATTCCATTAGAGGCTTTGATAATAGTCTTTATTTTAGAGTTTGTAGATTCAATAGGTCCATTAGATATACGTCTGCCTCTAGAAGTTATAAAGGAATTTTTAATCTCTACTTTCTAGTTTTGAAGCATTCGACCAAAGTCTCTAAATTCTTTGATTGGGTTTGATTTAAATTCATCAATCAATTCATCTAATGTTTCACCACAGGAGTGATATTCGGCTGTTAAATTAAAGTAACGATACTTTTCTTTTAACTTAAAACATCGCGCTAGGGTATCATCAATATCCAATAAATACTTAAGAATGGTTTGCTTATCCCAGTAGGCATTTAATTTAGCTATATAAACGGGCTTAAAATCTCTTAGACGGTCTAAATCTATCTTAAAGAAGAAATGAAATTTCTTTAACATGTAATAATACATGTCATTATTAATAAGTTTACTACGTTCTAATTTAAATTTATTCATGGTATTAATTCGAATCCGATCCATTGCTCTGTTGAGGTTTGCTATGACGTGAAAGGAATCCACAGCGATTAATGCTTTAGGAAATACTTTTTGAATAACATCCTTATAACTTTCCCACATATCGATGATAAAGACGTTTACACGGTCTTTTTCATCGATTGGTATGCGTAAGAAGTACTGATTCAAATAGTGCTTATGTCTAGTTGGTATGATATCAATAATCTTTTTAGAATCAAAATCATATAACACACAGGCATAAGGTGATTTCCGTTTTTTACTAATGAATACCTCATCCATACAGATTGTTCTGCCAAGTTTTAGACGTCGAGCATCTACAGCTTGATCAAATATATTAATCACACTTTGGGTGGAAATATGATGTTGGGCTGCTACATCTGTAAATGTGCGATTAGGTTGTTTAATACTTTCTAAAATAGAGTGTTTAGTCATGGTAGATAAATTCGTATGTTTTTTATTAAATGGATTGGGTTCTGATTGATATTTGCCACAGGAGATACATTTATATCGTCTGGAGTTGTATTCAATTATATAGGGTTCATGATTACTAATACCGTATTTAATATGCTTCATTCTATAACTATGAAACTTAGTCGTACAATGACATGTTGAACATAAGATATCTTGTTTAATAAGTTTAATATGAATATAAAGCTTGTTGTCTGACCTAAAAGTGTCAAGTGTTTCTATTTTATTTTTAATTGAATCTAAGAATAATAGTTGTATAATATTATTATGCATAGAGTCTCCTTATAATCATTGTTATGGCTAACTTTAATTATAAGTGAGATTCTTTTATTTTTAAACAATAAAATCCGCCTATAAAAAATATGGAGGCCTACCTCCAAATAATTTATAGGGTAGTTGTAACCTCCATATATTTTATATACCTAAAAATTATATCACTACAACCCGGTATAACATCTTAGCTAAGCCATCAGGTGCGTGATATGTTTCCACAATGATTGGTTCAGTTTTTAAGAACTCAAAACGTCGTTCTTTGAAATCATTGTCTGAATAATTCTTGGTTCCAGCAATACAGTATACGATCTCATTTGGACTGACTGATATCATTTTATAGATGAATGTACTTAATATCTCTGAATCAAGTTCATCGATGACTAAATTCTTTTTACCTAAAATTTCATTGATTTTATCCATACGTTTTTTGGTGTCGTAATTTTTTACGTGTTCAAGTTCAAGCTTGTTAATCTCAGCTGTTAGAACTTTAAGGCGATCGGAGTATTCTCTATACTTGGCATTAAATATTGATTCTGGAATATCTGGTGTTTTTACCTTTGTATCAATTAGATTGGATAATGCTATTTCCTTTTCGTCTCTTTCTAATGTTAACTTTTCAATGATACTTTCAACATCATCAACCTTGATGGTTGATTTAATTACCCTTTGAATGGTTGACATGATATCTAGATCTTTTAAGAAGACTTTGTTTAGCATGTGGATTGTGGTTGCTTCAATAAGATCTTGACGACTTGCCTTTGCATTACAATTTGCCTTACCCTCAATGTAGCTACCACACTGTTGCATCACCCTTTGTGATGGTTTACCGTAGTTCCAGTAACGTCTTTTTAGCGTTCGACCACATTCGCTGCATATAATCATTGCTGTTAAAGGATATGTTCTACTATATTTTGAGAGGTTCTTATCTTCACCAATTCTAACCTTAGCTCTATCTTTTCTGATGCGTTGAGCTAGTTCGAATGTTTCTCTATCGATGATTGCCTCATGACTGTTTTCTGTATAATAAGTAGGTGCATGATTTTTATTCTTTACTCTTGTGTGACTCAGGTAGTCAACACTAATCGTTTTTTGCTGCAGCATATCACCCATGTATTTTTCATTTTTTAGAATGGTTGTAATTGTTGAAAGTCGCCATTCTGTTTTACCAGCACCTGTCTTTGCACCCATTGCAATGAGTTGCTCTGCAATTTTAGCTGGACCAACACCACTAATGTATAAATTGAATATGAGTTTAACAATCTGTGCTTCCTCAGGTACAACCACTAGGTTTCCACCTTTTTTATCTTTCGTATATCCAAGGAAGCGTTGATGGTTGATAATAGGCACACCCTCTCTAAAACGACGTTGAACATTCCATTTGACGTTTTCTGATACGTTTCTGGCTTCCTCCTGTGCCATTGATGACATGATGGTCAGAAGAAACTCTACTTTAGGATCTAGGGAACTAATGTTTTCTTTTTCAAAAATAATCTCTACATTGATTTGTCTTAACTCTCTAATGTAGTTTAGTGCATCGACTGTATTTCTTGCAAACCTTGATATTGACTTGGTAAGTATAATATCAACTTGGCCAGCACGTGCTTTATCAATCATTAAATTAAACTGTTTTCTGTTCTTTGTGCTAGTCCCACTGATGCCCTCGTCTGCATAAATGCCATCAAATATCCAATCTGGATTCTTTGTAATTCGTTGTGTATATTCATCTCGTTGAGCTTCATAACTTGTTTTTTGTTCTAAGTTGTCTGTTGATACTCGTACATAGGCACATACTCGTTTTCTGGTAATTGGATTATTGATTTGATCCAAAGTGTAATGTGTCTTTGGTTGGATGATTCTTACGGTTTTGTTTTTCATATTTTGACCGCTCCTTTCGTTAGTATATACATCACTCAAAAAGCAATGAATAGCAAGTCATTAGTGACTTAATCATTGCTTTTTCTAATATCACTTGTAATACCATAGGCTGACGCTAACTTATTGATGATAATACTGAATTCATCGATTGTGATAAGTTTTTGATTAAATAGCTTCACTATGATTGACTTAGCTATATTGAACTTCATTTCTGGACTGATAATAATACTCATTTTT
The genomic region above belongs to Paracholeplasma morum and contains:
- a CDS encoding recombinase family protein, which produces MKNKTVRIIQPKTHYTLDQINNPITRKRVCAYVRVSTDNLEQKTSYEAQRDEYTQRITKNPDWIFDGIYADEGISGTSTKNRKQFNLMIDKARAGQVDIILTKSISRFARNTVDALNYIRELRQINVEIIFEKENISSLDPKVEFLLTIMSSMAQEEARNVSENVKWNVQRRFREGVPIINHQRFLGYTKDKKGGNLVVVPEEAQIVKLIFNLYISGVGPAKIAEQLIAMGAKTGAGKTEWRLSTITTILKNEKYMGDMLQQKTISVDYLSHTRVKNKNHAPTYYTENSHEAIIDRETFELAQRIRKDRAKVRIGEDKNLSKYSRTYPLTAMIICSECGRTLKRRYWNYGKPSQRVMQQCGSYIEGKANCNAKASRQDLIEATTIHMLNKVFLKDLDIMSTIQRVIKSTIKVDDVESIIEKLTLERDEKEIALSNLIDTKVKTPDIPESIFNAKYREYSDRLKVLTAEINKLELEHVKNYDTKKRMDKINEILGKKNLVIDELDSEILSTFIYKMISVSPNEIVYCIAGTKNYSDNDFKERRFEFLKTEPIIVETYHAPDGLAKMLYRVVVI
- a CDS encoding SHOCT domain-containing protein, giving the protein MSIIISPEMKFNIAKSIIVKLFNQKLITIDEFSIIINKLASAYGITSDIRKSND
- a CDS encoding ABC transporter ATP-binding protein/permease, encoding MLELKNIYKKYATKKGVEVHALKDVSIVFGQTGLVFVTGKSGSGKSTLLNLIGGLDIYDSGDIIINNKSSNDFKQRDFDSYRNTMVGFIFQEYNILDEFNVSQNIGLALALQGQKVDDESVNKLLKDLDIEGLGQRNPNELSGGQKQRVAIARALVKNPKIILADEPTGALDSTTGTQLIETLKKLSKDRLVIVISHDLEFARKYADRMIHFIDGKIDYDITYTGKTVEENEPIKITNEGILIKPKYQLTPNDLEIINNYLKDKDNLTSIKLNKSSKFHDGFESTDESLINKSTEEFELIKSKLPLKASFSMALNALSHKKLRLIFSIILSSIALIMFGVVDTFSNYDARNKSYQSIIDNGHETIVLGYAKKSVGDWVYYNPEIMNNNQKLLLESKYENQTFLPIYEDIRLFYSSFIDAKHDDMTYYDYDGLRQYIEADKEFLDNTNYELIGELPSNLEEVVIPMYLFEQFKTYGYIDESDNKFEIDTPEDIIGKTISSSYFEFTISGVMDYKYDLSKYETLKNHPRNESISGNLYWEFREFMDKSPAGLFILGKGITQKVNEFQSKNTSSVLIHTSLTNNVFFSYINKISELNLSDIVTFKDSSVNDKTPLDIVVDQNTMEYIANQIMGLDIKHDIGLNYVLSNYYDEATALLDIYYPQYANLESIPVEFKQDIIYLSLGSQVLTQDDQKLISALSIKYYLDNFEPITYTMNINMVNNGSDVIYEEFRVIGYSSDASRSTFYVSDTKFDEIVVKPDAKYFSLITPTKTLTKKNFYQMIEENMDKSQDYRFEVMDADVNYLVFLSENIYSMQTFFFYTALIMASFAGLLMFSFMSSSVAYKKQEIGILRAIGASSKDVLGVFSKETLMISLINLMISIIGTIIVSDLLNKTMIQSLNLKTTLFDFGIKQIILLMIISLSIGFISSALPVLKTANKKPIDAIKNK
- the rlmD gene encoding 23S rRNA (uracil(1939)-C(5))-methyltransferase RlmD; translated protein: MQKIKVEKMTPEGYAVITLDKTYLLPNLMMGEEAFVDVTKKGIRIEKRLSSNPDRVKAKCPIYDVCGGCQLQHISYAKQLDLKSTLVGFYLEKESIKTEVLPVIGSNLPYNYRNKIQMVFGVNKGKIVAGFYEENTHKIVNATNCDIQDEVSNEIVNTIKLLMKKHKLMPYNEDTKEGIIRHVMIKRSRKTNQVLVILVTPSNVFPGRGNLVKDLLKAHPYITSIVHNVNPKDTSFVLGDQERVLHGKGFIEDVLLNKRFQISSKTFYQVNSEQTEVLYQKVIDFLESKKTDIILDAYSGVGTIGIILSDYVKKVLAVEINPDSVMSAKKNAQLNKVTNFETIAMDAKEYIQYLTNDKKSLDAIVVDPPRAGLDKAFVDSILQIKPKKMVYVSCNPETLARDLRQLSGSYQIVKVQPVDMFSQTYHVENIVLLSLKTA